One Polynucleobacter sp. MG-5-Ahmo-C2 genomic window carries:
- a CDS encoding YdcH family protein — MFPEYRELITKLKTSDRHFSHLFDKHNHLDQKIQRMEAHAEPSTPEEIEILKKEKLLLKDQIYAVLKKASN, encoded by the coding sequence ATGTTTCCAGAATATCGCGAATTGATTACCAAGTTAAAAACCTCTGATCGCCACTTTTCTCATTTGTTTGATAAGCACAATCATTTGGACCAAAAAATTCAAAGAATGGAAGCCCATGCAGAGCCAAGCACTCCAGAAGAAATCGAAATCTTGAAAAAAGAGAAGTTGTTATTAAAGGATCAAATCTACGCTGTGCTAAAAAAAGCAAGCAACTAA